ATCGTGCTGCTGACCTGCGGCACATGGCTGTTTCACTTCGGCACGTTTTTTCATGCTTATTTCGAATCGCTGGAGACGCCCTGGTCTGGCGAACTTCACTGGTGGGCCATGAGCGTGATGGCGCTGGGCCTGATCATCATGCCTAGCGCCATGTTGCACCTGCTCCTAAGGCTCGCGCGCACGGGCGTGGTGGCGCATCCGCCGTTTGCCCCTGTATTCGGACTCGCCTACGCGCCCCTGATGTTGGTTCCGATCGTGATCGCCCGCTTCGCGGCCGATCCTGAGGGAAGATTTCTCGATATTTGTCGTCCGTGGGTGTGGCCTTACGTGGGCTGGACCGCGGCGGTGAACGTCACCGCGGCGGTCGTTTGCTTTCGGTTGAAGCTCGACGGGCAGGCGCCGTTTTACCGCGTGCTTGGCGTGACCCTGCTCGGCATGACGCTGCTTGTCGGCATCGCGGCGCCGCTGGCGCTGGTATGGCCTGACGGACTGCCGGCGTTACAAACCGTGGCGGTTTTGGCGCCGCTGCTGCCCGTGGTGCTGTTCACTTATTTCGTCGTGCGCTTCAACTTCTTGCAATTGTTTGTCGAGCGGACGCTGTTGTACGCGGCCGTCGCCATCGTCTTGCTGCTGGTCTATCAGTTGGCGCTACACGACGTGCATATGCGGATCGAAGATCGCTATGGGATTAACGTCGAGATTCTGCAGGGTGCCCTGGTATTCCTTCTGATACTGTTGCTGCCGCCATTGCGCCTTCGCATATTGGAATCGCTGCGGTATCTCGTGGCGGGGAAGAGGATCGTCGCGTTGCGCGATCAGATTCGCCGCATCGCGGTACATATCACGGAGCACGCGGGCGAGCCGCCCGCCGAACTATTTGCCAGCTTCGCCGTCGATTTGCGCCAGGCGCTACGGCTGGCCTATGTCTCGGGCTGGTTGGTTGGTGATCGTGGCGAGCTTATCCCGGTTGGCGACGATATTCTGGCGATCGAACCGAGCCAGTTGAAACTTTTGTATGGCGAACTGGCGGCGCAGCCCCATATTCTCTTTACGCGGCGGGATGGCCCCAGCGGCGAGGCGCATAGTGCCATGCATGCGGCTAATGCCTCGGCCGCGATGGCGTTTGCCGCGAATCGCGTACACGGGCTGATCATGCTCGGCCGCCGCGAGCGCAATCGGGATTTTGGCGAGGAGGAAGCCAGCATTTTGATGGTCTTGGCAGAGCAATTGGCGGTTGCCATGGACAACAGTCAATTGCAGGCGCAACGACTGGCCGCCGAGCGCCGCGCGTTTCAGAACGAGCGGTTGACAACGCTGGGATTGCTGGCCGGTGCTGTGGCGCACGAGATCAAAAACCCGCTCTCTTCGATCAAAACCATTGCCACCGTCCTGGGCGAAGACCTGGGGCCAGATAGCCCGCATGCGGACGATCTGCGCTTGATCGTCAACGAAACGCATCGCCTGGCGGTGACCACATCGCAACTTCTAGGCTTTGCCCGTCCCCCGGTAGACGCCGGCGCCGCGGGATCGGTTGTGGCGACTCTCAACGTTACATTGGCCGTCTTGCGGCACCTGGCGCGGCAAGAGGATATCGAACTGATCGCGCATATACCGGCCGAGTTGCCGGCGGTACGCATTGTCGGACCGGCGTTGCAAGAGATATTCTTGAACCTGCTCAACAACGGTATCGAGGCCGCCGGCCGAGGCGGCCAAGTGTCGGTGATCTGTCATCACGAGAATGGTCATGTAATCACCGAGGTTCGTGACACCGGGCCAGGCATCGCCCCGGATATCCAGGACCAACTGTTTCAACCTTTTATCACTACCAAGGAGTCCGGGACCGGTTTGGGGCTGTATATCGTTAGTTGTCGCGTGCGAGAAGCCGGCGGAGAGATCAGTTGTCAGAGCCGGGCCAACCAGGGAACAACTTTCGTGATTCGACTGCCGGTCGCCCACGTATGAAACTGCGGATTCTCATCGCCGACGACGAAGAAGCGGCACGCCGCGGCATGGCCAAGGCGCTCGAACGGACAGGACATGAGATCTTGTTCGCCGCGGACGGACGCGCCGCCATCGACGTGCTCAAAGACGCGGCGCCCGACCTGGTCTTTCTCGATCTGAACATGCCACAGGCGAATGGGCTCGACGTCTTGCGCACGATTGGTCCTACGACTGGTGAAATCATCGTCGTCACAGCCAACGATACGGTGCAAGTGGCGGTCGAGTGCATCCGGCTCGGCGCCGCGGACTATATCACCAAGCCGTACGAAGTGGAGCAGTTGCGGGCGATCGTGCGGCGATTAGAGCGGCGCCGTGAGCTGGAGCAGCGGATCGACTCGTTGGAATCACAACTCGCTACGAAGACGGCTTGCGGCGCTTTGGTGGGCGTCAGTCGACCGATGCAACAGCTATTCGCGCAGATCGAACGCGCGGCCCGCGCTCCGTTGGACGTGCTGATCCGCGGAGAAACAGGAACGGGCAAGGAATTGATTGCCCGCGAGTTGCACCGCCTTAGCCCGCGCGCGGCAGGACCGTTTGTTGCCATCAACACTGCCGCGGTTACTGAATCACTGGCCGAAAGCGAGTTGTTCGGCCACGTGCGCGGCGCGTTTACCGGGGCCGCCACTGATCGGCAAGGCGTATTTCAGCAGGCGCACGGGGGCACGCTATTTCTTGATGAAATCGGCGACATGCCGCCAGCCATCCAGGTCAAGCTACTGCGGACCTTGCAAGAGCGGGTGGTTCAACCTGTCGGCTCGACCGGACAGATTTCCATTGATGTGCGCGTCGTCTGCGCGACGCATCACGACCTGGCAACGGCCGTGCAAAGTGGCGGCTTTCGACAGGATTTGTATTATCGCGTGAAAGGAATCGAGCTAACGGTGCCGCCCTTGCGGCAGCGGCGCGAGGATATTCCGCTGCTGGCCGACTATTTTCTGGGTCGCCTGGCGAACAAGACTGGCGGGGCGCAGGGGACGCTTGCCGCCGCGGCGGTCGATCGCCTGCTCTCGTATCAATGGCCCGGCAATGTCCGCGAGCTGGAACACGTCATCATGGCGGCCGCCAGCATGGCCGCTGGACCAGAGGTTGCCGCGACAGAGCTGGCACTGCCCAGCCATGACCACGAGACGCACGATTGGGCCGACATGGGCGCGCTCGTGGATCTGCCGCTGACCGAGGCCAAGACGCGCTTGGTGGACTCGTTCGAGCGAAAAATGATCACCGCGGCGCTCGAGAAGCACAATGGAAACGTGAGCGCGGCGGCCCGGCAACTAGGAATCTATCGCCAGAATTTGCAGCAAAAGATGGCACAACTTGGTATCGCAAGCGGTGCCGATTAATTTCGGGCGATGGACGGGCCATTTATTAACAACGGTGCAAGCTTCCTGCTGACGAGTGACGTGACGGCTGCTGGTGCGATCGGGAATTGCCAATTCATTAAAATTTGCTGGCAAACCGTTCGGAAAGATTGCACAATGACGGTCCGGTGGGACATCCATTATTGCTGTGGCTGGCAATCCCAAAACCACTCGGGCCCAAAAACACTCGGGATAGGGGAGCAGGATGTTAGAGCGAGGGCAGAATCTCGTGCAGCAATCTCAGCGGATGATCTTCCGCACGAAACTTTGTCGAGAGGTTTGCACGGCAGCGGTTGCCTGCACTGTGCTTTTCGCGGGGATTTTTCCCGCCACGGCGGATCCGACGGCAGACGCCGGTAAATCCACGCCGCCAGAGGAACAAAAACAGCCCGCGCCGCCTCTTTCGCTGGCATACGTTCCCTCCGACGTCGTGGGATTGTTCGCGCTACGGCCCCAGGGTTTCTTTGGGCTGGGCGAATTCAAGGTGCTCGACCGCTGGTTGAACATTCCCGGGACGGATTTTCGGAATCCGATCGCGGTGACACAGATCGAACAGATCACGATGGCGGTCATGCGGCCCAACGCCGATCGTCCGCCTCCCGCAGCGGGTATGCGTCTGGACTTCGACATCAACATCAT
This sequence is a window from Pirellulales bacterium. Protein-coding genes within it:
- a CDS encoding ATP-binding protein, translating into IVLLTCGTWLFHFGTFFHAYFESLETPWSGELHWWAMSVMALGLIIMPSAMLHLLLRLARTGVVAHPPFAPVFGLAYAPLMLVPIVIARFAADPEGRFLDICRPWVWPYVGWTAAVNVTAAVVCFRLKLDGQAPFYRVLGVTLLGMTLLVGIAAPLALVWPDGLPALQTVAVLAPLLPVVLFTYFVVRFNFLQLFVERTLLYAAVAIVLLLVYQLALHDVHMRIEDRYGINVEILQGALVFLLILLLPPLRLRILESLRYLVAGKRIVALRDQIRRIAVHITEHAGEPPAELFASFAVDLRQALRLAYVSGWLVGDRGELIPVGDDILAIEPSQLKLLYGELAAQPHILFTRRDGPSGEAHSAMHAANASAAMAFAANRVHGLIMLGRRERNRDFGEEEASILMVLAEQLAVAMDNSQLQAQRLAAERRAFQNERLTTLGLLAGAVAHEIKNPLSSIKTIATVLGEDLGPDSPHADDLRLIVNETHRLAVTTSQLLGFARPPVDAGAAGSVVATLNVTLAVLRHLARQEDIELIAHIPAELPAVRIVGPALQEIFLNLLNNGIEAAGRGGQVSVICHHENGHVITEVRDTGPGIAPDIQDQLFQPFITTKESGTGLGLYIVSCRVREAGGEISCQSRANQGTTFVIRLPVAHV
- a CDS encoding sigma-54 dependent transcriptional regulator; amino-acid sequence: MKLRILIADDEEAARRGMAKALERTGHEILFAADGRAAIDVLKDAAPDLVFLDLNMPQANGLDVLRTIGPTTGEIIVVTANDTVQVAVECIRLGAADYITKPYEVEQLRAIVRRLERRRELEQRIDSLESQLATKTACGALVGVSRPMQQLFAQIERAARAPLDVLIRGETGTGKELIARELHRLSPRAAGPFVAINTAAVTESLAESELFGHVRGAFTGAATDRQGVFQQAHGGTLFLDEIGDMPPAIQVKLLRTLQERVVQPVGSTGQISIDVRVVCATHHDLATAVQSGGFRQDLYYRVKGIELTVPPLRQRREDIPLLADYFLGRLANKTGGAQGTLAAAAVDRLLSYQWPGNVRELEHVIMAAASMAAGPEVAATELALPSHDHETHDWADMGALVDLPLTEAKTRLVDSFERKMITAALEKHNGNVSAAARQLGIYRQNLQQKMAQLGIASGAD